A stretch of the Ascaphus truei isolate aAscTru1 chromosome 4, aAscTru1.hap1, whole genome shotgun sequence genome encodes the following:
- the LOC142492078 gene encoding uncharacterized protein LOC142492078 — translation MLLLYIVAPGGHVSPEMEQVSSPGSASSTLLEEHHGDEDDEYDEDDATEETEIQSCDHEEVPIETVVPPNRPSTSTYDAIVASEGKIVDAENRRHSDMMTVLERMIGLQEETVSQLAHLHRVFIEVPKQLQKINTSFEALVVQQTQANYWRMTNVPQFNTSQPGSVHAGQFSPHSSDIHSPGPNVTGQVADIAVQVPDDILPLPSVQIQQQTPTKEATKTKQDTHETDQPSLVQCLPTCSHVSLGTSPVREQSLPKSPVGESLPKSPVGESLPKSPVGESLPKSPVGESLPKSPVGESLPKSPVGESLPKSPVGESLATSPVGESLATSPVGEQSLATSPAREVPEATQSGSVVPKVGGKRKRKIQETTSRPVTRSQKEQKK, via the exons atgttattgttatatatagttgcccctggaggacatgtgtcacctgagatggaacaagtgtcttcacctgggtcagccagctcaacactactagaag aacatcatggtgatgaggatgatgagtatgatgaggatgacgccacagaagagactgaaatacaatcatgtgaccatgaagaggtgccaatagaaactgttgtaccgccaaatcgtccatcaacttccacatacgatgcaattgtagcttcagagggaaaaatagtggacgcagaaaatcgtcgccattcagacatgatgacagtgctggaaaggatgattggactgcaggaagaaacagtatcacaattggcacatctccacagagtcttcattgaagtgcctaaacagttgcaaaaaatcaacacctcattcgaagcattagttgttcagcaaacacaagctaattactggagaatgactaatgtaccacaattcaacacctcccagccaggatctgttcatgcaggtcagttttcaccacattcatctgatattcattcaccaggcccaaatgttaccggtcaagtagcagacattgctgtgcaggttcctgatgacatcctaccgctgccatctgtacaaattcagcagcagacacctacaaaggaggcgacaaaaacaaaacaagacacacatgaaacagaccaaccatcacttgtgcagtgtctaccaacttgctcacatgtgtcactgggcacaagccctgtccgtgaacagtcactacccaaaagccctgtaggtgagtcgctgcccaaaagccctgtaggtgaatcgctgcccaaaagccctgtaggtgagtcgctgcccaaaagccctgtaggtgaatcgctgcccaaaagccctgtaggtgaatcgctgcccaaaagccctgtaggtgaatcactgcccaaaagccctgtaggtgagtcactggccacaagccctgtaggtgagtcactggccacaagccccgtaggtgaacagtcactggccacaagccctgcccgtgaagtgccagaggccactcaaagtggctctgttgtgcctaaagttggtggcaaaagaaaaaggaaaattcaagagacaacaagcaggcctgttactcgctcgcaaaaggaacaaaaaaaataa